A section of the Streptomyces sp. NBC_01591 genome encodes:
- a CDS encoding ATP-binding protein, with protein MHSSPIAALCPAAAETRTPVPYPHPTLQTNPQPYPQPHPQPYLRPKGHSGRGLGLSFTLPGDVRSAFIGRTVVATALEAHGLARYVWPATHVVDELVAVTARMSPGRELYVSLRHRDDAVRLLVWDQHPHHADPDMAALCETRRRRALWLLAAVVDDWGGEWGASEANPPQRGTKSWVQLPR; from the coding sequence ATGCATTCATCTCCGATTGCCGCACTCTGTCCGGCCGCCGCCGAGACACGTACGCCGGTCCCGTATCCGCACCCCACCCTGCAAACGAACCCGCAGCCGTACCCCCAGCCGCACCCCCAGCCCTATCTACGCCCGAAGGGCCACTCCGGGCGTGGCCTCGGGCTGAGCTTCACGTTGCCCGGGGACGTCCGCAGTGCGTTCATCGGCCGGACCGTGGTGGCCACCGCGCTGGAGGCGCACGGGCTCGCCCGGTACGTCTGGCCGGCCACGCACGTTGTCGACGAGCTGGTCGCGGTCACCGCCAGAATGAGCCCGGGGAGGGAGCTCTATGTATCCCTGCGTCACCGGGACGACGCCGTACGCCTCCTCGTCTGGGACCAGCACCCGCACCATGCCGACCCGGACATGGCGGCCCTCTGCGAAACGCGGCGTCGGCGGGCGCTCTGGCTGCTGGCGGCTGTTGTGGACGACTGGGGCGGGGAGTGGGGCGCCAGCGAGGCGAACCCGCCGCAGCGAGGTACCAAGTCGTGGGTGCAACTGCCGCGCTGA
- a CDS encoding VOC family protein: protein MKIRLTSIFVDDQAEALRFYTEILGFVKKHDVPLGEKDRWLTVVSPDEPGGTELLLEPAGHPAVRPYRDTLTKDGIPLAQFAVDDVHAEYERLRGLGVRFTQEPVGMGPVTTAVFDDTCGNLIQIASQPQ, encoded by the coding sequence ATGAAGATCCGCCTGACCAGCATCTTCGTCGACGACCAGGCCGAGGCCCTGCGCTTCTACACCGAGATCCTCGGCTTCGTGAAGAAGCACGACGTCCCGCTGGGCGAGAAAGACCGGTGGCTGACCGTCGTCTCGCCCGACGAGCCCGGCGGCACCGAACTCCTCCTGGAACCCGCCGGCCACCCGGCCGTCAGGCCCTACCGCGACACGCTCACCAAGGACGGCATCCCGCTGGCCCAGTTCGCCGTCGACGACGTGCACGCGGAGTACGAGCGCCTGCGCGGCCTCGGCGTCCGCTTCACCCAGGAGCCCGTGGGGATGGGCCCCGTCACCACCGCCGTCTTCGACGACACCTGCGGCAACCTGATCCAGATCGCGTCCCAGCCGCAGTAG
- a CDS encoding TetR/AcrR family transcriptional regulator, translating into MDRMQDGKPRRTAARGSYAVGDERRARILDAAVEHFAQWGFHASSLARIAKDVGITQGGLLHHFRSKEDLLISVLRRTDEQGGERLFVREPQSAVETFQTLLDLAAYNAERPGRTKMFNALVGEAGERGHPAHDFFVGRYRMVLEEIGKELRDAVERGEVKPDTDPAALAAEIAAVMDGLQLQWALAPETYDMVGRLRAYFDRLLRSVTVDGAGLPERSGGEEDRSES; encoded by the coding sequence ATGGACCGCATGCAGGATGGAAAGCCCCGTAGAACCGCGGCGCGTGGCAGCTACGCCGTGGGTGACGAGCGCCGTGCCCGGATTCTGGACGCCGCTGTCGAGCACTTCGCGCAGTGGGGGTTCCATGCCTCGTCGCTCGCGCGGATCGCGAAGGACGTGGGGATCACGCAGGGTGGGCTGCTGCACCACTTCCGCAGCAAGGAGGATCTGCTGATCTCGGTGCTGCGGCGGACCGACGAGCAGGGCGGGGAGCGGCTCTTCGTGCGCGAGCCGCAGTCCGCCGTCGAGACCTTTCAGACACTGCTCGACCTCGCGGCGTACAACGCCGAACGGCCGGGCCGCACCAAGATGTTCAACGCGCTGGTGGGGGAGGCGGGCGAGCGGGGCCACCCCGCGCACGACTTCTTCGTCGGCCGCTACCGCATGGTCCTCGAGGAGATCGGCAAGGAGCTTCGGGACGCCGTCGAGCGTGGTGAGGTCAAGCCCGACACCGACCCGGCGGCGCTGGCCGCGGAGATCGCGGCGGTGATGGACGGGCTGCAGCTGCAGTGGGCGCTCGCCCCGGAGACGTACGACATGGTCGGGCGGCTGCGTGCCTACTTCGACCGGTTGCTGCGGTCGGTGACGGTGGACGGGGCGGGGCTGCCGGAACGGTCCGGTGGCGAGGAGGACCGGTCGGAGAGCTGA
- a CDS encoding carboxylesterase/lipase family protein, which produces MTTGPTVLTSSGPVRGERRESGVRFLGIPYAAPPVGELRFAAPVPPEPWTEVMDATAYGPTAQRRPFGEVTTIPEPTVPGESILNLNVFTPDVTSPAGSGLPVLVWIHGGGYVAGSAASPWYDGAAFNRDGVIVVSFGYRLGIEGFLHLADAPDNRGVLDWIAALQWVRDNIAAFGGDPSKVTVAGQSAGGGAVQTLLATPAAQGLFRGAISVSGAVMQPQGRDMALTISRLFTERTGAPATAAALRDKSDDEHLALMDALNAPGPERESLPLVVLAPFADGELIPAPVMDALTTGDAGTGTSLMLGFTSHEFNLMPAPDGGEEMLRAALAAMGLDPDRTQRFLDLNKETPGALLGQAATDTTFRAPSLAITEARAARQLPTWLYQFEYTSTAAIYAGLASHCLDLPFVFGLPADAEGVTAALGENPPQRLTDAMHSAWVAFVTDLDPGAGWPRYTTSQRSTMIWDAEPHTESDPLGPVREIWLG; this is translated from the coding sequence ATGACCACCGGCCCCACCGTCCTGACCAGCAGCGGCCCCGTGCGCGGCGAGCGCCGCGAGAGTGGGGTGCGGTTCCTCGGCATCCCGTACGCCGCACCGCCGGTCGGTGAGCTGCGGTTCGCGGCTCCGGTTCCGCCTGAGCCGTGGACCGAGGTGATGGACGCGACGGCGTACGGGCCGACCGCTCAGCGCCGTCCGTTCGGCGAGGTCACGACCATTCCCGAGCCGACCGTTCCGGGCGAGTCGATCCTCAACCTGAATGTGTTCACCCCGGACGTCACCTCCCCTGCCGGGAGCGGTCTCCCGGTCCTGGTGTGGATCCACGGCGGCGGTTACGTGGCCGGTTCTGCGGCCAGCCCCTGGTACGACGGGGCGGCCTTCAACCGGGACGGCGTGATCGTGGTCTCGTTCGGTTACCGGCTGGGCATCGAGGGCTTCCTGCACCTGGCGGACGCGCCCGACAACCGTGGCGTGCTCGACTGGATCGCGGCCCTTCAGTGGGTGCGTGACAACATCGCGGCCTTCGGCGGCGATCCGTCCAAGGTGACCGTCGCGGGTCAGTCGGCGGGCGGCGGCGCGGTCCAGACACTGCTCGCGACGCCTGCCGCGCAGGGCCTGTTCCGGGGCGCGATCTCGGTGTCCGGAGCGGTGATGCAGCCGCAGGGGCGTGACATGGCGCTGACCATCTCCCGCCTGTTCACCGAGCGGACCGGAGCCCCGGCGACCGCCGCCGCGCTCCGCGACAAGTCTGACGACGAACACCTCGCCCTCATGGACGCGTTGAACGCGCCCGGCCCCGAGCGCGAGTCGCTGCCGCTGGTCGTCCTCGCCCCCTTCGCCGACGGCGAGCTGATCCCCGCCCCGGTCATGGACGCTCTCACCACCGGCGACGCGGGCACCGGCACCTCGCTGATGCTCGGCTTCACCTCCCACGAGTTCAACCTCATGCCCGCCCCGGACGGCGGCGAGGAGATGCTGCGCGCCGCACTGGCCGCCATGGGCCTGGACCCGGACCGCACCCAGCGCTTCCTCGACCTCAACAAGGAAACGCCGGGCGCCCTTCTCGGCCAGGCGGCCACCGACACCACCTTCCGCGCCCCCTCCCTCGCCATCACCGAGGCCCGCGCCGCCCGCCAACTTCCCACCTGGCTCTACCAGTTCGAGTACACGTCCACCGCCGCGATCTACGCGGGCCTGGCCAGCCACTGCCTCGACCTGCCCTTCGTCTTCGGCCTGCCCGCCGACGCCGAAGGAGTCACCGCCGCTCTGGGCGAGAACCCGCCGCAGCGCTTGACCGACGCCATGCACTCCGCCTGGGTCGCCTTCGTGACCGATCTCGACCCGGGTGCCGGCTGGCCGCGCTACACCACCTCACAGCGCTCCACGATGATCTGGGACGCCGAACCGCACACCGAGTCCGACCCCCTGGGCCCGGTCCGCGAGATCTGGCTGGGCTGA
- a CDS encoding glycoside hydrolase family 3 protein, translated as MSTTPTPRNDGHPYQDPSLPASARVADLVSRMTLEEKAGLLFQTMLTMHPDGRPVEAGEDSMAPTDTTGMVRSKLMSHFNIFGTAGPRQMAEWHNTLQEMAASTRLGIPVTVSTDPRHSFTANIGASIEAGAFSVWPEATGLAATRDPELVRRFADVARREYLAVGLRVALHPQIDLATEPRWSRQMGTFGADAALTAELVQAYVLGFQGERLGPDSVATMVKHFPGGGPQKDGEDPHFPHGKEQIYPGGMREHHLAPFKAAIAAGASQMMPYYGQPVGTDWEEVGFGFNKGVITGLLREQLGFGGIVCTDWGLLNDEPIFGEMHQARAWGVEHLTVAERAAKAIDAGADQFGGESCPEVIVDLVRSGRLSEDRIDRSVRRLLREKFVLGLFDSPYVDPDAAEEIVGNSEFRAAGQLAQRRSLTVLVNHERTLPVVGKRPKLYVEGLDARIAARFGELVDAPADADLAVLRLFTPYEFREGKFEQLFHSGRLDFTEEELRPVLDLLDAVPTVVCLNLERPAVIPEIAERAAALIVDFGASDEALLDVAFGRARAEGRLPYELPRSMAAVEASRSDVPHDTADPVFPFGAGLDL; from the coding sequence ATGAGCACCACCCCCACCCCCCGTAACGACGGCCACCCCTACCAGGACCCGTCCCTCCCCGCCTCCGCGCGCGTCGCCGACCTCGTCTCCCGGATGACCCTGGAGGAGAAGGCAGGTCTGCTCTTCCAGACCATGCTGACCATGCACCCCGATGGCCGCCCGGTCGAGGCCGGCGAGGATTCCATGGCCCCCACGGATACCACCGGCATGGTGCGCTCCAAGCTCATGAGCCACTTCAACATCTTCGGCACCGCGGGCCCACGCCAGATGGCCGAGTGGCACAACACCCTCCAGGAGATGGCCGCGAGCACCCGTCTCGGCATCCCGGTCACCGTCTCCACCGACCCCCGCCACTCCTTCACCGCGAACATCGGCGCCTCCATCGAGGCCGGTGCCTTCTCGGTGTGGCCCGAGGCGACCGGCCTGGCCGCCACCCGCGACCCGGAACTGGTCCGCCGCTTCGCCGACGTCGCCCGCCGCGAATACCTCGCGGTCGGCCTCCGCGTCGCCCTGCACCCGCAGATCGACCTGGCCACCGAGCCCCGCTGGTCCCGCCAGATGGGCACCTTCGGCGCAGACGCCGCACTCACCGCCGAGCTGGTCCAGGCGTACGTCCTCGGCTTCCAGGGCGAGCGTCTCGGCCCGGACAGCGTGGCCACCATGGTCAAGCACTTCCCCGGCGGCGGCCCGCAGAAGGACGGCGAGGACCCGCACTTCCCGCACGGCAAGGAGCAGATCTACCCGGGCGGAATGCGCGAGCACCACCTGGCCCCGTTCAAGGCGGCCATCGCGGCCGGCGCCTCGCAGATGATGCCGTACTACGGCCAGCCGGTCGGCACCGACTGGGAAGAGGTCGGCTTCGGCTTCAACAAGGGCGTGATCACAGGGCTGTTGCGCGAACAGCTCGGCTTCGGCGGCATCGTCTGCACCGACTGGGGCCTGCTCAACGACGAGCCGATCTTCGGCGAGATGCACCAGGCCCGCGCCTGGGGCGTCGAGCACCTGACCGTCGCCGAACGCGCCGCGAAGGCGATCGACGCGGGCGCCGACCAGTTCGGCGGCGAGTCCTGCCCCGAAGTGATCGTCGACCTGGTCCGCTCCGGCCGCCTCTCCGAGGACCGCATCGACCGCTCCGTACGACGTCTGCTGCGCGAGAAGTTCGTCCTCGGCCTCTTCGACAGCCCGTACGTCGACCCCGACGCGGCCGAGGAGATCGTCGGCAACAGCGAGTTCCGCGCGGCCGGCCAGTTGGCCCAGCGCCGCTCACTCACCGTCCTGGTCAACCACGAGCGGACACTGCCGGTTGTCGGCAAGCGTCCGAAGCTGTACGTCGAAGGGCTCGACGCGCGGATCGCGGCCCGGTTCGGCGAGCTGGTGGACGCCCCTGCGGACGCGGACCTCGCGGTGCTGCGCCTGTTCACCCCGTACGAGTTCCGGGAGGGCAAGTTCGAACAGCTCTTCCACTCCGGGCGCCTGGACTTCACCGAGGAGGAGCTGAGGCCGGTCCTGGACCTCCTCGACGCCGTACCGACCGTCGTCTGTCTGAACCTGGAGCGGCCCGCCGTCATCCCGGAGATCGCCGAGCGGGCGGCGGCGCTGATCGTCGACTTCGGCGCGAGCGACGAGGCGCTGCTCGACGTGGCGTTCGGGCGGGCCAGGGCGGAGGGCCGGCTGCCGTACGAGCTGCCGCGCTCGATGGCCGCTGTCGAGGCGTCCCGGTCCGACGTGCCCCACGACACGGCCGATCCGGTCTTCCCCTTCGGGGCCGGACTGGACCTCTGA